The stretch of DNA ATAAGCCCTATTTCTTTTTTAGCGTGTGATTCATTCAAGCCAAAAAAGAAAGTAGCAGCGGCAAGAAGCATGCCAATGTCTGAAATGGGATAGCTCAAGTTAATCAGCAGGTCGAAAAGCGGTAATTCTCCATTATTCAAAATGTTTCGAATGATAAAATGCCAGATAAAGCTGACAGCGACCGTCATGGTAATCAGCATATCGAACAGCATCCGAACGGTCTGGGCTGTTTTGCGCTCCTGCTTAAAGCGGACAACAAGAGCAAGAATATAGCAAAAAGCATGGCCTAAATAAAAAAAGTCTAAAAAACCGGCAATCGGCACTTCCTGTCCTAATAGTGTTTCAAAATAAAACCATAAGCATTCTGAAATAAAATAAAGCGACAAACCGGTGAAAATCAGTTTCCAAAACAGTGGCTGCTTTACAGCTGCTGTAGAAAGAGTTTGAAAAAGCCAGTAAAGGGCAATTCCAGGACCCACAATCGACAAAATATTGCCGCCAAGCGTTTTCGCCCATTCGTCGTTTTCAAACGAAAAAAGCCATACATAATAAATGGCTGTGATAAACAAAATAAAAACAAGGTATCGCTTAATCAACTAGCTGTCCCCCATTTCAAGCAGTGTATTTCATATTTTATCACAAAAAAGAACCGCTCTGATGGGCGGTTCTATAAAATTTAAAATGATTCCGTGACACTGTTTAAAGTGGCAGCCGAGCCTGCTACTTGCTTGGAGGCCCGCTCGATTTCCTGAATCACGTCGAAAAACTGCTGCATTTTGCGGTCGATGTCTACATTTTGTTCTTTCGTATCGCTGATAAGGGAAAGAAGAGTGGAAAAATCCTCATCCGTTTTGGCCATGCCGGAAATACCTTCTTTTACAACCTGGTTGACGGCGCCGACGGATTCGCTCATCTGCCGGATTAAATCATGTGTTTTCGTAATATGAGCAGAGACATTTACCGTGGACTCTTTTGTTTGGTCAGACAGCTTGCGGATTTCTTCGGCGACCACCGCAAACCCTTTTCCATGTTCACCGGCACGGGCTGCTTCAATTGAAGCATTTAAAGCGAGCAGATTTGTCTGGCCGGCAATGTTTCCGACAATCGTAATTACATCTACAATCCGCTGGGAGATATCATTTAATTCATTTGAATAAAGGTGAATATCGTTTATGGCGGACTGAATGGCCATCAGTTTATCATTTTGAGCCTGCAGCTGTTTTTGGCCTTCTTTGGAATGGGCTTCCGACTGATCCGCCTGCACAAGCCCTTTTTTTGTTAAATCGGTGATTGAATCAGATTGCCTGGCAAGTGCCTGCAGGGAGGTGCTTGTTTCTTCAGAAATAGCAGCCAGCTCCTGTGAAACCGCGGAAATATGCCCTGCCAGCTGCGCTTTTTGCTCCGTGTCTTGAAGGCGGATTCGGTCATGTTCCTGCTCGTAGGCTTCAAGCACAATCTGCTGCTCTAAATTTAACATTTTTGTAACGGCTTGAATGGCCGCTGATTGGTCTGACGGCGTCCAGGGCTGCTCCAAAATCAAAGCTGTTAAAGAATTAAGCAGATTTTGAAAAGCAGACATGTACCATTTTGTCTGCAGGCCAATCCGAACATGCACATGAGCGATTCGGTACCGTTTTTGCAAAAACTCGCTGTTAATTTGACCGTGGAACAATTCAGCAATATGAGAACGAAGCGTTCCTTTCAGCCGGTCAACAGTGCTATGGCTCTGGATGATATTTACGAGTCCGGGCTGTTTCATCATTCCTGCGTAAAACGTATCTATAGTCTGGTCAAGATGTTCATCGACGACCGGCTTCATGGCTTTAATATAACGCAAGTCTTGTGGAGTCAATCCAATCATGCTTATTTGATCAGCCAGATCGGAACCAGCTGAAATGTCTATCTTGATTTCACCAGATGCATGCGTAAAAAGCGCATCGGGTTCTTTTTTAGAAGAGCGAGAAAATCCAAACAAAAGTACTACTCCTTTTTCAGTGTTTATTTGATGCAAATAGTGTATATGCTTTTTATTAGAAAAACCATATTTTTTAAAAATAATTTTGCTTATTTTTACACGAAGGACAAAAAAATAAACAAGAAAAAGCGGATTCGAAACACGAAGCATATTTGTCAGAAAATACTTATTTTTATATGTAAACGGTTTATTAAGGAAGAGTGCTTGCTATTTTGTTCGGAACGCGTTATCTCTATATAGAGAGATAAATTGTTCGAAACCTAGGAGGATATAATGTCTAAAGTAATTGCGATTAACGCAGGAAGTTCATCATTAAAATTTCAGCTTTTTGAAATGCCGCATGAAACGGTACTGACAAAAGGCCTTGTGGAAAGAATTGGTTTACAGGATTCTGTTTTCTCTATTACAAAGCCAGACGGTACAACAGACACAGAAGTAACGGATATTCCGGATCATTCTGTTGCCGTACAAATGCTTTTGTCAAAACTTGTATCACACGGCATCGTGTCGTCACTTGACGAAATCGACGGTATCGGCCATCGCGTCGTGCACGGCGGCGAAAAATTCAGCGACTCTGCTGTGATCGATGACGCAACTTTAGCGCAAATCGAAGAATTGTCTGAACTTGCACCGCTTCATAACCCGGCGAACGTAACAGGTATTCGTGCGTTCCAATCGGTATTGCCAAACGTGCCAGCTGTAGCGGTATTTGATACAGCGTTCCACCAAACAATGCCGGAGAAATCATTCCTATACAGCCTGCCGTACGAATATTACAAAGAATACGGCATCCGGAAATACGGCTTCCACGGTACGTCTCACAAATACGTATCTGAGCGTGCTGCAGCTCTGCTTGGCCGTCCAATCGACCAGCTTCGCTTAATTTCCTGCCACCTTGGAAATGGCGCCAGCATCGCTGCCATTGAAGGCGGAAAATCTATTGACACATCTATGGGCTTCACGCCGCTTGCCGGTGTAGCAATGGGAACACGCTCCGGAAACATCGACCCGGCCTTGATTCCATTTATCATGGAGAAAACAGGCCAGACAGCGGACGAAGTACTGGATATCTTAAACAAAAAAAGCGGTATGCTTGGCGTTTCTGGTGTATCAAGCGACCTTCGTGACTTGTCTACAGCGGCAGAAGAAGGCAATGAGCGTGCGATCACAGCACTTGAAGTATTTGCAAGCCGTATTCACAAATACATCGGTTCATATGCAGCCCGTATGTCTGGCGTAGATGCGATTATTTTCACTGCTGGTATCGGTGAAAATGATATTGCTTCTCGTGCCCGTATTTTGAACGGCCTTGAATTTATGGGCGTTTACTGGGATCCAGCACTGAACAATACACGCGGTAAAGAGCAGTTTATCAGCTACCCGCACTCACCAGTTAAAGTCATCGTTATTCCAACAAACGAAGAAGTCATGATCGCGCGTGACGTTTCTCGTTTGGCTGGTGTGTAAGACGCTGCAGCAGCGTTTTTGGCTGGTTGATGGTGAGCGAATTATCCATTTAAATAAAACATTTTGGATCATCAGTAACCATAACTGATTTTGACCCTTTACCCTCTTAGATGTGTGAATTTTAACACGGAAAAGAGGGTTTTTTTATGGCCAGAAGAAAAACAAAAATTCAAAGTGGATTGTCTGTTGAGAAAGCACGGAAAATTGTGATAAGAGTAAAGAAAATGGAGGGACTATCAAAACATACAATTGAGAATTATAACAAGTTATTCAATGACTTGGAGCGGTGTTTTGCTAAAAATAAATATATGGAGAATTTCTCAATCAGCGATGCAAGAAGGTTTTTGGAATGGCAGCTAACTGAAAAACAGCAATTTCATGGAGTAAGATGGGGAAGAGAGAAAAAGATAGGTGCTTCCGGCAGTTCTGCAAATTCATACTTGCGGCTGGCGAAAGGAGCATTTTCAACACTCATTAATGAAGGACACCTTGAAGAAAGTCCTTTTATGGAAATTAAAAATATTAAATTTTAGAAAAAGCAGGTTGAAACTTTGACTGAGGAAGAAATACAGAAAATATTGAAATCACTTGACCATTCTTGGTTCGCTGATTTTAGATCAGCAGTTTTAATTCATGTGCTGCTCGATTCGTTTGGGAGAATAGGAGAAGTTTTAGCATTAAAAAAGCAAGATATTGACTTTCAAAACGGCTCAATAACCTTTAATGAAACAAAAAACAGCTTGTTTAGAATTGTGCCAGTAACAAAAAAGACATTGAACTTTTTAGAAAAGTTAATTGAAGAATGTGATGACTGGGAAAGTGAATACATTTTTCTGACACATGCAGGCAATAAACTAGGTACAGATGCAGCAAGAAAGCATATTCATGAAATTGCAAGGCGGGCAGAAATTAACAGGAGAATACATCCACACATTTTCCGGCATACAAGTAGTATGATGTTTCTCAAAAACGGCGGTTCTATTCGAATTTTACAGAAAATCCTCGGACATGCTGATATAAAAACAACTCTGATTTATTCACATGTACTTGACGACACAATTAAGGAACAACATGAAAAATTCAGTCCTATAAGACATTTAAACGATGGAAGAAAGCAAAAAACACGAACTTCACAAACCGAATTCAAGAGGAGAACGTAAAGGCTTCACATTCTGTGTGAATTCTCCCTGTAATAAGTTTTAGAGTCGTAGTCGCTACCTTTTGCTTATTATATGGCAGCAGGAGAACTAAATGATTATGCAGGGCGGGTTGTATCTGTTTACGAAGATATAGAGGAGTTAAAACAAACAGCGAAAAAAGCCGGGGATCCTGACTTTCATAAACTCCGCTTTCAAAAGCAAGCCGGTTATTTCCCCACAAATCGTTTGCTGGATGATATACTAGATGAATGGTTTTAGAAAGGGGTTCACCGGCTTATGAAATATTTAAAACCACAGATGAAACAGCTTGTTAAAGAAAATGAAGAATTGCAGCTGCGTTTAAAAGAACTGATGAAGGAACACAACCTTGAAAAAAACTTTGCTCTTAAAGCACTGTACCATGCAGAAGTAGCGGACGGCGGAAAGTTTCAGTTTGCTTACCAAGCCCTTGACTTGCCAAAAAGGTAAGTCATTTTTTCATTCAAGGGGCTTGGCTTATCAGCAGTGCTGGTCATAAGGCAGACTGAATCAGTTCAGTTGAGCCAAAAAGGTATGTACTTGATTAAATCATGGTACAATAGCTGTTGAAGCAAGGTTGTTTGTTTTTATCTTGACTAAAAAGATGTTTAATCAAAAGGAGATCGGATCGTTTGAATCATAAAGAAGTAAAAAGTGAGCTGCCCCCAAATTTTAAGGAATTAAAAAAGTCGGCCGACCGGACGTCTAACTGGAGAGAACGTTTAGATGCGGTGGAAGAGCTGGGCCAGTGGAAAAACGACCAAACCATTAAGCTGTTAAAGCGGATTATGGCCGCCGATACAGTATATAAAGTACAAGAAGCGGCGTTCCGACAGCTGAAAAAGCTAGGGGAAGACGTTCAAATGCCACCGCAGAAAAAAAGCGGTGCGATAAAAGATGTAAATAAGATTTTGCTGCGCATTAAGAAAAGTTTGCCGGAAGGCCACACATTTAAAGAATTTGAAGAAAAATTGAAAAAGATGCGGCTTGATGTATACGATACGTATGAAGGCGAAAAAGGAGCAGACTTTGACAAGTGGCTTCAAGAAACATGGATATCGCTGCCGGCTAGGTAAGCTCCATTGAATAAGAGCTGAATAAAACAAAAACATGAGTTTTTTAATTTAGCTAAAGACCATAGAGAATTGAGCTATGGTCTTTTTCCTGATTATCCGGATATTGTTCCCACTCCTGCAAAACCGGTCTGTCTTTTCCCGTTTGCCGGTTTCATCCCTCTTTTTGCACCAGTAGGAATCATAAGGTGTTAAAACCTAGCGTAACCCTTATAGGAGAAGGGTTTCCGGGAAAGAAGATCATCTCTTTGGAGGTGGTCTTTTTTTGTGTTTTAAAAGAATTAGTCACAGATTTGGTCACGAGCCTGTGACCAATTCAATAATATTGATTAAAAAGTTGTGCATTAACCTCCAAAGATTCCTTAGCTCAGCTGGGAGAGCGCTACCTTGACAGGGTAGCGCTCAATGAGGAAACTTATTTAAGTGACTAAGATGAAAATGAAACTCAAAATAGCATGAAACAATAACTGATTTATGCTATTATCAAGATAAACACACATCTAAAGGGCTTTGGATGTGATAATTAGCGAATCGTTATTCCAACAAACGAAGAAGTCATGATCGCGCGTGACGTTTCTCGTTTGGCTGGTGTGTAAGACGCTGCAGCAGCGTTTTATGTGAATGCTTGGTCATGGTTACAGGTCAGGAAATGAGCTTTTAAATAGAACATTTGGTGAAATAAAACCATGGCCAGAATTTCACCTTTAAACCCTCTTATGTGTTGAAAACCATCACACAATAAGGGGGTTTTTTATTGAAGTATGGGTAAAGTTACGCCGTATGGCGGCATTTCAATCGACCAATACACAACAAACTACGGGAAGCCTGGCACAAAATATGAAAAAATGGCGGAGTACCGCATGCTGAACCATGATCTGTATCCGGAGATGGTGGATAACCGGTAAGAGGTGCAGGTATGAACGTGGTTACACAAAATTGGTTGAACTGTGACCGCGTATTACACGTAAAAAAAGAGATGTCTCCATGTGGAGATGTCTTTTTTTATAAACAAATATTTTTGTGAACAAGCTTTTACTAAGATACAGGGTAGTTTATACGGTTTCGGTTTTCGAAAAATCTTCTATTTTAGAAATTGATAAAATGGCACCACAGACTCGTGCCTTCCATTGTGATTTAATTTGACGTTTATTGTTTTAAACCAATAAATATAAAAATAATATAATAAGAAAAAACAAAAATGCTTTTGGAGAGAGATGAAAAGAGTGTCGGAATGGTGCCAAGATCGAATTTATCCAAACAAAGCACAAGTGAAATCCATGTAGTCACTTTACGGAGATGAAAATGAACAAAACAAGATTTGTTTATGTTTAATATTTTTTTCACTCAAAGGGCTTATTTTTCTTCTTTTAAAATACAGAAAAATTTGGAAGCGAGTGAGTGGATTTTATGAAAAATTTGTTCAATAAAGATGTGCAGTCACTCGGAATTTCTGGGATTATCAAAATGTCTGAAATAATCAAAACATATGATGGTGTCGTGGCATTAACAATAGGCGAACCTGATTTTCAAACGCCCTTTTTAATAAAAGAAGCAGGGAAGGCTGCCATAGACAACAATCGCACGTTTTATGCACCAACGGCGGGGGAACCCGCACTACGAAGGGCAGTGTCATCATTTATGGAACGGAGATACCATTTATCGTATAACCCCGACACTGAAATTATTGTCACGAATGGGACAACGGAAGCCGTGTTTCTTACGTTGAAGACCCTTTTGTCGCCAGGGGATGAAGTGATCCTTGCAACACCCGCTTATCCAGGGTATGAGCCTGTTATAAAGTTGTGCGGCGGTGTGCTCGTGCCTATTGATGTTAGCGGTACTCGCTTTAAGTTAACAAAAGAACAACTGGAGCAAGCCATTACACCTAAAACAAAAGCCATCATTCTAACGTTCCCCTCTAATCCAACAGGTGCCATCCTAACAAAAGATGAGTTAATGGATTTGGCGAAAGTCATC from Domibacillus sp. DTU_2020_1001157_1_SI_ALB_TIR_016 encodes:
- a CDS encoding globin-coupled sensor protein — its product is MFGFSRSSKKEPDALFTHASGEIKIDISAGSDLADQISMIGLTPQDLRYIKAMKPVVDEHLDQTIDTFYAGMMKQPGLVNIIQSHSTVDRLKGTLRSHIAELFHGQINSEFLQKRYRIAHVHVRIGLQTKWYMSAFQNLLNSLTALILEQPWTPSDQSAAIQAVTKMLNLEQQIVLEAYEQEHDRIRLQDTEQKAQLAGHISAVSQELAAISEETSTSLQALARQSDSITDLTKKGLVQADQSEAHSKEGQKQLQAQNDKLMAIQSAINDIHLYSNELNDISQRIVDVITIVGNIAGQTNLLALNASIEAARAGEHGKGFAVVAEEIRKLSDQTKESTVNVSAHITKTHDLIRQMSESVGAVNQVVKEGISGMAKTDEDFSTLLSLISDTKEQNVDIDRKMQQFFDVIQEIERASKQVAGSAATLNSVTESF
- a CDS encoding site-specific integrase is translated as MTEEEIQKILKSLDHSWFADFRSAVLIHVLLDSFGRIGEVLALKKQDIDFQNGSITFNETKNSLFRIVPVTKKTLNFLEKLIEECDDWESEYIFLTHAGNKLGTDAARKHIHEIARRAEINRRIHPHIFRHTSSMMFLKNGGSIRILQKILGHADIKTTLIYSHVLDDTIKEQHEKFSPIRHLNDGRKQKTRTSQTEFKRRT
- a CDS encoding HEAT repeat domain-containing protein yields the protein MNHKEVKSELPPNFKELKKSADRTSNWRERLDAVEELGQWKNDQTIKLLKRIMAADTVYKVQEAAFRQLKKLGEDVQMPPQKKSGAIKDVNKILLRIKKSLPEGHTFKEFEEKLKKMRLDVYDTYEGEKGADFDKWLQETWISLPAR
- a CDS encoding acetate kinase — its product is MSKVIAINAGSSSLKFQLFEMPHETVLTKGLVERIGLQDSVFSITKPDGTTDTEVTDIPDHSVAVQMLLSKLVSHGIVSSLDEIDGIGHRVVHGGEKFSDSAVIDDATLAQIEELSELAPLHNPANVTGIRAFQSVLPNVPAVAVFDTAFHQTMPEKSFLYSLPYEYYKEYGIRKYGFHGTSHKYVSERAAALLGRPIDQLRLISCHLGNGASIAAIEGGKSIDTSMGFTPLAGVAMGTRSGNIDPALIPFIMEKTGQTADEVLDILNKKSGMLGVSGVSSDLRDLSTAAEEGNERAITALEVFASRIHKYIGSYAARMSGVDAIIFTAGIGENDIASRARILNGLEFMGVYWDPALNNTRGKEQFISYPHSPVKVIVIPTNEEVMIARDVSRLAGV